From a region of the Vicinamibacterales bacterium genome:
- a CDS encoding POTRA domain-containing protein, with protein sequence MRPLLAAVFALAAALPAPAAASDVPSLLGRRVTDVRLEVDGAPVRERAVVDLVETRVGEPLDMADVHQTIDHFVTLGRYEDITVYAEPDGDGVRLRYGMVPVEQVTSMSFQGLTGLDERDLRLDLADEFGAMPGAARLPEMIRTIEARYHDHGYAQARVEVRTVPDGPVGHVAAHFVAIPGRQTLVRHVTVDGPAAATRGVLDRLGLAPGRPVGGATLDDRVSAYEDELKARGYYEAVVSARVTPVDDGGADVAVRVSPGDPVDLVFAGDPVPEERRRTLVPVERLRSVEEEVLEDASRNIEQYFRLEGYRAASAPVSRSRANGRLRITFDVDRGPLYVLNRLEVDGVRALPRAELDPLLKLQTGEAFVDARAGAVAAAITEYYRVRGFASARVSTSVAFPEGSAQRSKVPVNVRFEIAEGPRSTVVAVRVEGAQALTPSQLLEGLGLTAGKPYYRPQHVLDRETIERRYRNLGYQRASVEARTESDDPERVTLVYVVREGPQTVVDHVLVSGASRTSPDLVRREITLKPGSPLGYEALIESQQRLSALGLFRRVRITEAPHGSDDLRRDVLVDLEEAPSTGVSYGGGIEVGPFARTSAAGTATDRIGIAPRGFFEVTRRNLFGKNRSISLLTSVSLRPTDPGIDAGPGARGGYGLNQYRVIGTFREPRAFGTVGDAQVSAFTERGIRSSFNFDRRGVRGEYARRVGGDLRLLGRYSYDFTTLFDTKIAAADQPLVDRLFPQVRLSTLFGSALRDSRNDVLDPERGTVLGTDLEVAPRWLGSEVGFVKSFGQAFVYRRLPGGRPFVLAAGARLGLAHGFERAIPRVGAGGAPVVDAAGQPVVDVVTDLPASARFYAGGDSTVRGFALDRLGTLATLNSAGFPTGGNGLVVLNVELRTPYVKGVGLVGFVDSGNVFRRASDIDVADLRSAAGFGFRYRSPLGPLRLDIGFKLDRRDLSGGTERRVVFHLSLGQAF encoded by the coding sequence ATGCGCCCCCTCCTGGCGGCCGTGTTCGCCCTGGCCGCAGCGCTCCCGGCCCCGGCGGCGGCATCGGACGTCCCGTCGCTCCTGGGACGCCGCGTGACCGACGTGCGGCTCGAGGTCGACGGGGCGCCCGTGCGCGAGCGGGCGGTCGTGGACCTCGTCGAGACGCGTGTCGGCGAGCCGTTGGACATGGCCGACGTCCACCAGACCATCGACCACTTCGTGACCCTCGGCCGCTACGAGGACATCACGGTCTACGCCGAGCCGGACGGCGACGGGGTGCGCCTCCGCTACGGGATGGTCCCGGTCGAGCAGGTCACGTCGATGTCGTTCCAGGGGCTCACCGGCCTCGACGAACGCGACCTGCGCCTGGACCTCGCCGACGAGTTCGGCGCCATGCCGGGTGCCGCCCGGCTGCCGGAGATGATCCGGACCATCGAGGCGCGCTACCACGATCACGGCTACGCGCAGGCCCGGGTCGAGGTCCGCACGGTGCCCGACGGCCCGGTCGGACACGTGGCCGCCCACTTCGTGGCCATCCCCGGGCGCCAGACGCTCGTCCGCCACGTGACGGTGGACGGCCCGGCCGCGGCGACGCGCGGCGTGCTCGACCGTCTGGGGCTGGCGCCCGGGCGGCCCGTCGGCGGCGCCACCCTCGACGATCGCGTCTCGGCGTACGAGGACGAGCTCAAGGCCCGCGGCTACTACGAGGCGGTGGTCTCGGCGCGCGTCACGCCGGTGGACGACGGCGGCGCCGATGTCGCCGTCCGGGTGAGCCCCGGCGATCCCGTGGATCTCGTCTTCGCGGGCGACCCGGTGCCGGAAGAGCGCCGCCGCACGCTCGTGCCGGTCGAACGCCTGCGGTCGGTCGAGGAGGAGGTGCTCGAGGACGCCAGCCGCAACATCGAGCAGTACTTCCGGCTCGAGGGCTACCGGGCGGCCTCCGCGCCCGTCAGCCGCAGCCGGGCCAACGGCCGGCTCCGGATCACGTTCGATGTCGATCGTGGACCGCTCTACGTGTTGAACCGGCTGGAGGTGGACGGCGTGCGCGCCCTGCCCAGGGCCGAACTCGACCCGCTGCTCAAGCTGCAGACGGGCGAGGCGTTCGTCGATGCGCGGGCGGGCGCCGTCGCGGCCGCCATCACCGAGTACTACCGGGTCCGGGGATTCGCCTCGGCCCGGGTCTCGACCAGCGTGGCCTTCCCGGAGGGCTCGGCCCAGCGCTCGAAGGTGCCGGTCAACGTGCGCTTCGAGATCGCCGAGGGGCCGCGCTCCACGGTCGTGGCCGTGCGGGTGGAAGGGGCGCAGGCCCTGACGCCTTCCCAACTGCTCGAGGGGCTCGGCCTCACGGCCGGCAAGCCCTACTACCGGCCGCAGCACGTGCTCGACCGCGAGACGATCGAGCGACGCTACCGCAACCTGGGCTACCAGCGGGCCTCGGTGGAGGCACGGACCGAGTCCGACGATCCGGAGCGGGTGACGCTGGTCTACGTCGTCCGCGAGGGGCCTCAGACCGTCGTGGACCACGTGCTCGTGTCGGGGGCCTCGCGCACGTCGCCCGACCTGGTCCGTCGGGAGATCACGCTGAAGCCCGGCAGCCCGCTGGGCTACGAGGCCCTGATCGAGAGCCAGCAGCGCCTGAGCGCCCTCGGCCTGTTCCGACGCGTGCGGATCACCGAGGCGCCGCACGGCTCCGACGACCTGCGCCGCGACGTGCTGGTGGACCTGGAAGAGGCCCCGTCCACCGGCGTGAGCTACGGCGGCGGCATCGAGGTCGGGCCGTTCGCCCGCACCAGCGCGGCGGGGACGGCGACCGACCGCATCGGCATCGCCCCGCGCGGCTTCTTCGAGGTCACGCGGCGCAACCTCTTCGGCAAGAACCGGTCGATCAGCCTGCTGACCTCGGTGTCCCTGCGCCCGACCGATCCGGGCATCGACGCCGGCCCTGGCGCGCGCGGCGGCTACGGCCTGAACCAGTACCGCGTCATCGGCACGTTCCGGGAGCCCCGGGCGTTTGGCACCGTCGGCGACGCGCAGGTCAGCGCCTTCACGGAGCGAGGCATCCGATCGTCGTTCAACTTCGACCGGCGCGGCGTGCGCGGCGAGTACGCCCGGCGGGTGGGGGGCGACCTGCGCCTCCTCGGGCGATACTCCTACGACTTCACCACGCTGTTCGACACGAAGATCGCCGCGGCCGACCAGCCGCTGGTGGACCGGTTGTTCCCCCAGGTCCGGCTGTCCACCCTGTTCGGCTCCGCGCTGCGCGACTCACGCAACGACGTCCTGGACCCCGAGCGCGGCACCGTCCTCGGCACCGACCTGGAGGTGGCGCCCCGCTGGCTCGGCTCGGAGGTCGGGTTCGTGAAGTCGTTCGGCCAGGCCTTCGTGTATCGCCGACTGCCGGGCGGCCGGCCCTTCGTGCTCGCCGCGGGTGCCCGCCTCGGGCTGGCGCACGGCTTCGAGCGCGCGATTCCTCGCGTCGGCGCCGGGGGGGCGCCCGTCGTCGACGCGGCCGGACAGCCCGTGGTGGACGTGGTCACCGACCTGCCGGCTAGCGCCCGCTTCTACGCCGGCGGCGACAGCACGGTGCGGGGCTTCGCGCTGGACAGGCTCGGCACGCTCGCGACCCTGAACTCGGCGGGGTTCCCGACGGGCGGCAACGGGCTGGTGGTGCTCAACGTCGAGCTCCGGACGCCCTACGTCAAGGGGGTGGGCCTCGTCGGGTTCGTCGATTCGGGCAACGTCTTCCGCCGTGCGAGCGACATCGACGTCGCCGACCTGCGCTCGGCCGCCGGGTTCGGGTTCCGCTACCGGTCGCCGCTCGGGCCGCTGCGTCTGGACATCGGGTTCAAGCTGGACCGCCGGGATCTTTCTGGGGGCACCGAGCGTCGCGTCGTGTTCCACTTGTCGCTGGGACAGGCGTTTTGA
- a CDS encoding translocation/assembly module TamB domain-containing protein, which produces MDRSLRYLSIALTHVRRVWLVAAVAIAVVLVSVVTIDMGPLVRRRAEQAASTFIDRPVHIGRLGLNVGRGRLVVEDLLVEGLTPDVPPWLVAGHIELSLTWSALMGREVLLDTVEMRDWTLTVESYANGIHNWPRLTGPPRPPRPKVVTTTLQSIHATRGRLVVRDFGSSWGLDAPNLEVVAGKDVEYHGRMTFEGGTLLIQQYEPMWAKFATDFAVRDGKVQLSGMTFDGDGVQMKGEGAVDPAKFPETTVRITSRHQLPRTRAIFYAKEKFALHGEGDFAGTVHKFTGGYEVKGDFVSPEVGYDDYRFQNFRAAVVWVPTRFDVTAATAALYGGTASFTYALAPLGDPARRADAVWDAQYRDVDLTTFTDFLQTRGLRLAGRATGRHLTRWTLGAMADATGEGSIVTEMPAGATAATRALPDGAVDAARVRAAVLGPFSPHLPPGPVPVASEAAYTYTGETIDFAPSRFATAETYVSFDGRTNWGKASRLPFEMTSSDWQESHRLLAGVMTMVGAPTASVPVDGIGRFEGVILGDLGNPRVEGTFDGSEIRAWNVTWGHVAGTAVIENSYAHVSDVVVTQGAARMDIDGTFALGYPRKDGGDEIDARIRMAEWPLVDYRAAFQLYDYPIVAAVNGEIRLNGKYEEPFGFGRLSLDRGVAYDEPFATATASLRFEGPGVRLDGLEIRKAGATITGAAYVAWAGTYSFNADGRRLAVDALDLTYFPGLPAITGFADFSAAGSGTFDEPRYDVKVSVFDLFIGDEGIGEMTAQVSLRGITLLYSFDVASPRLAVSGSGQFGLTDAGEIEMTMRVSDTSLDPYARVFMPTLSPYTTATGGGRVRVWGEVYTPEALHVSATIDDLRLRLFDYELRNRGDLSLGLDGSIVNVGAFGMAGDRTSLDVVGRIDLARDVVTLRANGEANLAVLQGVLPGVRGSGRAEIAAQIGGSTATPTVTGTALVTDGRIRSFAFPHALEAINGNVVFDATAVRLDGLRARLADGTIQVGGRLGLRGLALSDYDVTLEGHDLRLRYPEGLRSLVDAALTVQGSADAPVLGGSVLVRNAVWTPAFDGSTNVFGSSATESPLGGAPGLGGTAAAPPSSPLRLDIRLVAPSTFRIENDVARIVASADVNVRGTADRPQVFGHADIERGEVRFEGRRYVVTRGSLDFTNPDRIQPFFDVEADTRVRVPGQTYRVTLRIAGTTERLQPEFTSDPPLPSADVLSLLLSDRTPTGDVEVTSINRPNQREIDLLAARATRGLTGALSAEVGKVVQETFGVDTFQITPLLVDPYQQVGGLTVNPAARVTIGKRLSDRIYLTYVRSLSSSERDQIILLEYDQSDTLGWVLSQNEDGTYALEVRKRVAF; this is translated from the coding sequence TTGGACCGCTCGCTGCGCTACCTGTCGATTGCGCTCACCCATGTCCGCCGGGTGTGGCTGGTGGCGGCGGTCGCCATCGCCGTGGTCCTGGTGTCGGTGGTCACCATCGACATGGGGCCGCTCGTCAGGCGGCGCGCCGAACAGGCGGCGTCCACGTTCATCGACCGGCCCGTCCACATAGGCCGGCTCGGGTTGAACGTGGGCCGCGGTCGCCTGGTCGTGGAGGATCTGCTCGTCGAAGGCCTCACGCCCGACGTGCCCCCGTGGCTCGTCGCCGGCCACATCGAGCTCTCCCTCACGTGGAGCGCGCTCATGGGCCGCGAGGTGCTCCTCGACACGGTGGAGATGCGCGACTGGACGCTGACGGTCGAGAGCTACGCCAACGGCATCCACAACTGGCCGCGGCTGACCGGCCCGCCCCGGCCGCCGCGGCCCAAGGTCGTCACGACCACGCTGCAGTCCATCCACGCCACCCGCGGCCGCCTCGTGGTGCGCGACTTCGGGTCGTCCTGGGGACTGGACGCCCCGAATCTCGAGGTGGTGGCGGGCAAGGACGTCGAATACCACGGGCGCATGACCTTCGAGGGGGGCACGCTGCTCATCCAGCAGTACGAGCCCATGTGGGCGAAGTTCGCCACCGACTTCGCCGTCCGCGATGGCAAGGTCCAGCTGTCCGGCATGACGTTCGACGGGGACGGCGTCCAGATGAAAGGCGAGGGCGCGGTCGATCCGGCCAAATTCCCGGAGACGACGGTGCGCATCACCTCGCGCCACCAGCTGCCGCGGACGCGTGCCATTTTCTATGCGAAGGAGAAGTTCGCGCTGCACGGCGAGGGTGACTTCGCCGGCACCGTCCACAAGTTCACCGGTGGGTACGAAGTGAAGGGGGACTTCGTCAGTCCCGAGGTCGGCTACGACGACTACCGCTTCCAGAACTTCCGGGCGGCCGTCGTGTGGGTGCCGACGCGGTTCGACGTCACCGCGGCGACGGCGGCCCTCTACGGGGGCACGGCGTCCTTCACCTACGCCCTGGCCCCGCTCGGCGATCCGGCGCGACGGGCCGACGCGGTCTGGGACGCGCAGTACCGCGACGTGGATCTCACGACGTTCACGGACTTCCTCCAGACGCGCGGACTGCGGCTGGCCGGGCGGGCGACCGGGCGCCACCTCACCCGCTGGACGCTTGGCGCCATGGCCGACGCGACGGGCGAGGGATCGATCGTCACCGAGATGCCCGCTGGCGCGACGGCGGCCACCCGCGCGCTGCCCGACGGCGCGGTCGACGCGGCCCGGGTCCGCGCCGCCGTCCTGGGACCGTTCAGCCCGCATCTGCCGCCCGGTCCCGTGCCCGTCGCCTCCGAGGCGGCCTACACCTACACCGGCGAGACCATCGACTTCGCGCCGAGCCGCTTCGCCACCGCCGAGACCTACGTGTCGTTCGACGGACGGACGAACTGGGGCAAGGCGTCGCGGCTGCCGTTCGAGATGACCAGCAGCGACTGGCAGGAGAGCCACCGCCTGCTGGCGGGCGTGATGACGATGGTGGGCGCGCCGACGGCGTCGGTGCCCGTCGACGGCATCGGGCGCTTCGAGGGCGTCATCCTCGGCGACCTGGGGAACCCGCGCGTCGAGGGCACGTTCGACGGCAGCGAGATCCGGGCGTGGAACGTGACCTGGGGCCACGTCGCCGGCACCGCCGTCATCGAGAATTCGTACGCGCACGTGAGCGACGTCGTGGTCACGCAGGGCGCCGCGCGGATGGACATCGACGGCACCTTCGCGCTCGGGTATCCGCGCAAGGACGGCGGGGACGAGATCGACGCCCGGATCCGCATGGCGGAGTGGCCCCTCGTCGACTACCGTGCGGCGTTCCAGCTCTACGACTACCCGATCGTCGCGGCCGTGAACGGCGAGATCCGCCTGAACGGCAAGTACGAGGAGCCCTTCGGGTTCGGCCGCCTCTCGCTGGATCGGGGCGTGGCCTACGACGAGCCGTTCGCGACGGCCACGGCCAGCCTGCGGTTCGAGGGGCCGGGCGTGCGCCTCGACGGCCTGGAGATCAGGAAGGCCGGGGCCACCATCACGGGCGCCGCCTACGTCGCCTGGGCCGGCACCTACTCGTTCAACGCCGACGGGCGCCGCCTGGCCGTGGACGCCCTGGACCTCACGTACTTCCCGGGCCTGCCCGCGATCACGGGTTTCGCAGACTTCAGCGCGGCCGGCAGCGGCACCTTCGACGAGCCGCGCTACGACGTCAAGGTCAGCGTGTTCGACCTCTTCATCGGCGACGAGGGCATCGGCGAGATGACGGCGCAGGTGAGCCTGCGGGGCATCACGCTGCTCTACAGCTTCGACGTGGCCTCACCGCGGCTCGCCGTCTCGGGCTCGGGACAGTTCGGGCTCACCGACGCGGGCGAGATCGAGATGACGATGCGGGTGTCCGACACGTCGCTGGACCCCTACGCCCGCGTGTTCATGCCCACGCTGTCGCCCTACACGACGGCCACGGGCGGCGGGCGCGTCCGCGTCTGGGGCGAGGTGTACACCCCCGAGGCCCTTCACGTGTCGGCCACCATCGACGACCTCCGCCTGCGGCTCTTCGACTACGAGCTGCGCAATCGGGGCGACCTGTCGCTGGGACTGGACGGCTCGATCGTCAACGTCGGCGCCTTCGGCATGGCGGGCGATCGCACGTCGCTCGACGTCGTCGGCCGCATCGATCTGGCCCGCGACGTGGTGACGCTGCGCGCCAACGGCGAAGCGAACCTGGCCGTCCTGCAGGGCGTGCTGCCGGGCGTCCGCGGTTCCGGCCGGGCCGAGATCGCCGCCCAGATCGGCGGGTCCACCGCCACGCCCACCGTCACCGGCACGGCGCTCGTGACGGACGGGCGCATCCGGTCGTTCGCCTTCCCGCACGCGCTCGAGGCCATCAACGGCAACGTGGTGTTCGACGCCACGGCCGTCCGCCTCGACGGCCTGCGGGCGCGACTGGCCGACGGCACCATCCAGGTGGGCGGCCGTCTCGGGCTGCGCGGCCTGGCGCTCAGCGACTACGACGTCACGCTCGAGGGCCATGACCTCCGGCTGCGGTATCCCGAGGGCCTGCGCTCGCTCGTGGACGCGGCCCTCACCGTGCAGGGGAGCGCCGACGCGCCGGTCCTGGGCGGGTCCGTGCTGGTCCGCAACGCCGTCTGGACGCCGGCGTTCGACGGCTCGACGAACGTCTTCGGATCGAGCGCGACCGAGTCGCCTCTCGGCGGGGCGCCTGGGCTGGGGGGCACCGCGGCCGCGCCGCCCAGTTCGCCGCTGCGCCTCGACATCCGGCTGGTGGCGCCGTCGACGTTCCGCATCGAGAACGACGTCGCGCGCATCGTGGCCAGCGCCGACGTCAACGTGCGCGGCACGGCCGATCGCCCGCAGGTCTTCGGGCATGCCGACATCGAGCGCGGCGAGGTGCGGTTCGAGGGCCGCCGCTACGTGGTGACGCGCGGCTCGCTGGACTTCACCAATCCTGACCGGATCCAGCCGTTCTTCGACGTCGAGGCCGACACCCGGGTCCGCGTGCCCGGGCAGACCTACCGCGTCACCCTGCGGATCGCGGGCACCACCGAGCGGCTGCAGCCGGAGTTCACGTCCGACCCGCCCCTGCCCTCGGCCGACGTCCTGTCGCTCCTGCTGTCGGATCGCACGCCCACGGGCGACGTCGAGGTGACCTCGATCAACCGGCCGAACCAGCGCGAGATCGACCTGCTGGCGGCCCGCGCCACGCGGGGCCTGACCGGCGCGCTGTCGGCGGAGGTGGGGAAGGTGGTCCAGGAGACCTTCGGCGTCGACACGTTCCAGATCACGCCGCTCCTCGTCGATCCCTACCAGCAGGTCGGCGGGCTGACGGTGAATCCGGCCGCGCGCGTGACGATCGGCAAGCGCCTGTCGGACCGTATCTACCTGACCTACGTCCGCAGCCTCTCCTCGTCGGAGCGGGACCAGATCATCCTGCTCGAGTACGACCAGAGCGACACCCTCGGCTGGGTGCTCTCGCAGAACGAGGACGGCACCTACGCCCTCGAGGTCCGAAAGCGAGTCGCGTTCTGA
- a CDS encoding biotin/lipoyl-containing protein, whose product MQHTFSVNGRVRTVTVAPSGPGWAVAVDGESFLVDAAEVDGVGLSLLVGGAGAGRSVAAVVVPGRETGELDVAIDGQHVAVRVVSTERARRRGTDAAGGSGPQRVVAPMPGKVVRVLVAPGDEVRPRQGLVVVEAMKMENELRAARAGTVASVAVVEGQSVDAGALLAVVE is encoded by the coding sequence GTGCAGCACACCTTCTCCGTGAACGGCCGGGTGCGGACCGTCACCGTGGCGCCGAGCGGCCCGGGCTGGGCAGTGGCGGTGGACGGCGAGTCCTTCCTCGTCGATGCCGCCGAGGTGGACGGCGTCGGCTTGTCGCTGCTCGTCGGCGGGGCCGGGGCCGGCCGGAGCGTGGCCGCGGTCGTCGTACCCGGCAGGGAAACGGGCGAGCTGGACGTGGCCATCGACGGTCAGCACGTCGCGGTGCGGGTCGTCTCCACCGAACGGGCCCGGCGGCGGGGCACGGATGCCGCGGGCGGCAGCGGGCCGCAGCGCGTGGTCGCGCCCATGCCCGGGAAGGTCGTCCGCGTGCTGGTCGCGCCCGGCGACGAGGTGCGGCCGCGACAGGGACTCGTGGTCGTCGAGGCCATGAAGATGGAGAACGAGCTGCGCGCCGCCCGCGCGGGCACGGTCGCGTCGGTGGCGGTGGTGGAAGGCCAGTCGGTCGACGCGGGAGCCCTGCTGGCCGTCGTGGAGTGA
- a CDS encoding acetyl-CoA carboxylase biotin carboxylase subunit: MGAPVTKVLVANRGEIAVRVIRACRDLGIGTVAVYSECDRAARHVRMADEAYAIGPNPPRESYLRIDALIAVARKSGADAVHPGYGFLAENEDFARACRDAGLTFIGPSPEAIELMGSKTAARQAAMAAGVPVVPGTAAPLGPDVPLDEVRALADGIGYPLMLKAVAGGGGKGMRVVADPEDLAGALAAARSEAGSAFGDSAVYLERRLLRPRHIEVQLLADHHGTVIPFVERECSIQRRHQKVIEESPSLAVTPDLRRAITGAAASVARQVGYTNAGTIECLLDEDGSFYFLEMNTRLQVEHPVTEMVAGVDLVHWQIRIARGERLTIDPEAVLAPRAHAIECRIYAEDPDNGFLPSPGTIRALSVPQGPGVRDDSGATAGQAVPIFYDPMISKLITWGDDRPQALARMRRALAEYDVHGIKTTIPFFAWALDDPDFVAGRFDTGFIDRKLAERNGTPFAAPTADQETLAAIAAALHLALRRPSQAPAAHAAPASRWQQRARAEALR, translated from the coding sequence GTGGGTGCGCCCGTCACCAAGGTCCTCGTCGCCAATCGAGGCGAGATCGCCGTCCGCGTCATCCGCGCCTGCCGGGATCTGGGCATCGGCACGGTGGCCGTCTACAGCGAGTGCGACCGGGCGGCCCGTCACGTCCGGATGGCCGATGAGGCCTATGCCATCGGGCCGAACCCGCCGCGCGAGAGCTACCTGCGGATCGACGCCCTCATCGCCGTCGCCCGGAAGAGCGGGGCCGATGCCGTCCATCCCGGCTACGGCTTCCTGGCCGAGAACGAGGACTTCGCCCGCGCCTGCCGCGACGCGGGGCTGACCTTCATCGGCCCGTCCCCGGAGGCCATCGAGCTCATGGGCAGCAAGACGGCGGCCCGCCAGGCAGCCATGGCCGCGGGCGTGCCCGTCGTGCCCGGCACCGCCGCGCCGCTCGGCCCCGACGTACCGCTGGACGAGGTGCGCGCGCTCGCCGACGGCATCGGGTACCCGCTGATGCTGAAGGCCGTCGCCGGCGGCGGCGGGAAGGGCATGCGGGTGGTCGCCGATCCGGAGGATCTGGCTGGCGCCCTGGCGGCGGCCCGGTCCGAGGCCGGGTCGGCCTTCGGCGATTCCGCCGTGTATCTCGAGCGCCGGCTGCTCCGCCCGCGGCACATCGAAGTGCAGCTCCTCGCCGACCACCACGGCACGGTCATCCCGTTCGTCGAGCGCGAGTGCTCCATCCAGCGGCGCCACCAGAAGGTCATCGAGGAGAGCCCGTCACTCGCCGTGACACCGGATCTTCGGCGCGCCATCACGGGCGCGGCGGCCTCGGTGGCGCGGCAGGTGGGTTACACGAACGCCGGGACGATCGAGTGTCTGCTCGACGAGGACGGCTCGTTCTACTTCCTCGAGATGAACACGCGGCTCCAGGTCGAGCATCCCGTGACCGAGATGGTGGCCGGCGTGGACCTGGTGCACTGGCAGATCCGCATCGCCCGCGGCGAACGGCTCACGATCGATCCGGAGGCCGTGCTCGCGCCGCGCGCCCACGCCATCGAGTGCCGCATCTACGCGGAGGATCCGGACAATGGGTTCCTGCCGTCGCCCGGCACGATCCGCGCGCTGTCGGTACCGCAGGGCCCGGGCGTCCGCGACGACAGCGGGGCCACCGCTGGGCAGGCCGTCCCGATTTTCTACGACCCGATGATCTCGAAGCTCATCACGTGGGGGGACGACCGGCCCCAGGCGCTGGCCCGGATGCGGCGCGCCCTGGCGGAGTACGACGTGCACGGCATCAAGACCACGATCCCGTTCTTCGCCTGGGCCCTCGACGACCCGGACTTCGTCGCCGGCCGCTTCGACACCGGCTTCATCGATCGCAAGCTGGCCGAGCGCAACGGCACGCCCTTCGCCGCCCCGACCGCCGACCAGGAGACCCTGGCCGCCATCGCGGCGGCGCTCCATCTGGCGCTCCGCCGTCCCTCCCAGGCGCCAGCGGCTCACGCGGCGCCCGCGAGCCGCTGGCAGCAGCGTGCCCGAGCCGAGGCGCTGAGGTAG
- a CDS encoding carboxyl transferase domain-containing protein: protein MSDPIARLKALETLAELGGGEERLKRQHAAGKLVARERMELLFDPGTFEEVDKLVTHRCLDFGMEEQIVPGDGVVTGHGRVDGRVVYAFAQDFTVFGGSLSETNAAKIVKIMDMAVRNGAPIIGLNDSGGARIQEGVLSLGGYADIFLRNTLASGVVPQISAILGPCAGGAVYSPAITDFTIMVKGSSYMFVTGPDVIRTVTHEDVTKDDLGGAMTHNAKSGVAHFAVADDRECIALVRELLAFMPSNNLDEPPRRLTDDPAEREDAALDALVPPSPNQPYDMLDLIRSVADDGAFLEVHEHYARNIVVGFARLGGRPVGIVANQPAHLAGTLDIDASVKGARFVRFCDCFNIPLVTFEDVPGFLPGTVQEYGGIIRHGAKLLYAYAEATVPKVTVITRKAYGGAYCVMSSKHIRTDFNYAWPTAEIAVMGAEGAVNILYKREIERAADPAAMRAEKVAEFREKFANPYVAAERGFIDEVILPRTTRRRLIQALGTLETKRDRNPPKKHGNIPL from the coding sequence ATGAGCGATCCGATCGCCCGCCTGAAGGCGCTCGAGACCCTCGCGGAGCTGGGCGGCGGCGAGGAGCGACTCAAGCGCCAGCACGCCGCGGGGAAGCTCGTGGCGCGCGAGCGCATGGAGCTGCTGTTCGACCCGGGCACGTTCGAGGAGGTGGACAAGCTCGTCACCCATCGCTGCCTGGACTTCGGCATGGAGGAGCAGATCGTCCCGGGCGACGGCGTGGTCACGGGCCACGGGCGCGTCGACGGGCGCGTCGTCTATGCCTTCGCGCAGGACTTCACGGTCTTCGGCGGATCGCTGTCCGAGACCAACGCCGCCAAGATCGTCAAGATCATGGACATGGCGGTGCGCAATGGCGCGCCCATCATCGGCCTGAACGACTCGGGCGGCGCCCGGATTCAGGAGGGCGTGCTCTCGCTGGGCGGGTACGCCGACATCTTCCTGCGCAACACGCTCGCCAGCGGCGTCGTGCCCCAGATCTCGGCCATCCTGGGGCCTTGCGCGGGTGGGGCCGTGTACTCGCCCGCGATCACCGACTTCACCATCATGGTGAAGGGCTCGAGCTACATGTTCGTCACCGGCCCCGACGTCATCAGGACCGTGACGCACGAGGACGTCACGAAGGACGACCTGGGCGGCGCGATGACGCACAACGCGAAGAGCGGCGTGGCGCACTTCGCCGTCGCGGACGACCGCGAGTGCATCGCGCTCGTGCGCGAGCTGCTCGCGTTCATGCCGTCGAACAATCTCGACGAGCCCCCGCGGCGGCTCACCGACGACCCGGCGGAGCGCGAGGACGCCGCCCTGGACGCGCTGGTGCCGCCGTCGCCGAACCAGCCGTACGACATGCTCGACCTGATTCGGTCGGTGGCCGACGACGGTGCGTTCCTGGAGGTGCACGAACACTACGCCAGGAACATCGTCGTGGGGTTCGCGCGGCTCGGCGGCCGCCCGGTGGGCATCGTGGCGAACCAGCCGGCACACCTCGCCGGCACGCTGGACATCGACGCGTCGGTGAAGGGCGCGCGGTTCGTACGGTTCTGCGACTGCTTCAACATCCCGCTGGTCACCTTCGAGGACGTGCCGGGGTTCCTGCCGGGCACGGTCCAGGAGTACGGCGGGATCATCCGCCACGGAGCGAAGCTCCTCTACGCGTATGCCGAGGCGACGGTGCCGAAGGTGACCGTCATCACCCGCAAGGCCTACGGCGGCGCCTACTGCGTCATGTCCAGCAAGCACATCCGGACCGACTTCAACTACGCCTGGCCGACGGCCGAGATCGCCGTCATGGGGGCCGAGGGCGCGGTGAACATCCTGTACAAGCGCGAGATCGAGCGGGCGGCCGATCCGGCCGCCATGCGCGCCGAGAAGGTGGCCGAGTTCCGCGAGAAGTTCGCCAATCCCTACGTGGCGGCCGAGCGCGGGTTCATCGACGAGGTGATCCTGCCGCGGACCACGCGGCGCCGCCTGATCCAGGCGCTCGGGACGCTGGAGACCAAGCGCGATCGCAACCCGCCGAAGAAGCACGGCAACATCCCGCTCTGA